A region of Flocculibacter collagenilyticus DNA encodes the following proteins:
- a CDS encoding DUF4785 domain-containing protein: MKFNNKKVTALTAALSTALFAQTAIANTDNAAAYKVQVLPTHAVSAGIEHSQQRVSYTWPEVQQAMSVAAKQQNLESKEYWQEVSGKQLNQGVKLYNSSADAFVRLAPKATGKQTTSSNAAPLQAEQLYIIDKTTNQRAKVAQLASQKDMEFAGFNDGSVAIKLDSQPVNNTKLSKANTHKASALYLKSEQRLAANDRYLVHVVEKNSQVKLAVTAPRVFQANVKSSFELDAKINAKSLSDSNTTVRLINPDGIAKAAAFEQGNIVFQQPLMHVGAHKGFYDIELTTTEMVNGKAVKRTIKVPFSNVVKTAELDVGSTLRINAHGERTVAIPVNALEAGRYAITATLEATNKSGELEKIETVEVAQWLNGKASVEIPFNMSKLQGFRAPIHITQVKLVDQSRMIVLQQVEQLDKWQAPNMGHGQFNQLK; this comes from the coding sequence ATGAAATTTAATAATAAAAAAGTTACAGCCCTAACTGCGGCACTGTCTACAGCGTTATTTGCGCAAACTGCCATTGCTAACACTGATAACGCCGCCGCTTATAAAGTACAAGTGTTACCAACGCATGCGGTGTCTGCTGGCATCGAGCATAGTCAACAGCGTGTAAGTTATACATGGCCTGAAGTTCAGCAAGCAATGAGTGTTGCGGCTAAACAACAAAACCTTGAAAGTAAAGAGTATTGGCAAGAGGTATCAGGAAAGCAGCTTAATCAAGGCGTTAAGTTGTACAACAGCAGCGCAGATGCCTTTGTTAGATTGGCACCGAAGGCGACTGGCAAACAAACTACGTCATCAAATGCTGCTCCGTTACAGGCAGAACAGTTATATATTATTGATAAAACGACTAATCAACGCGCGAAAGTGGCGCAGTTAGCGTCACAAAAAGACATGGAATTTGCTGGCTTTAATGATGGTAGTGTTGCGATTAAGCTTGATAGTCAGCCAGTAAACAATACAAAGCTCAGCAAAGCTAACACGCATAAAGCATCTGCTTTGTATTTAAAATCTGAACAGCGTTTGGCTGCGAATGATCGTTATTTAGTTCACGTAGTTGAAAAAAATAGCCAAGTTAAATTAGCAGTAACAGCACCGCGTGTGTTTCAAGCAAACGTAAAAAGCAGCTTTGAGCTTGATGCAAAGATCAATGCTAAATCACTTTCTGATAGTAACACCACTGTGCGCTTAATTAATCCAGATGGCATTGCAAAAGCTGCAGCGTTTGAGCAAGGCAACATTGTATTTCAACAGCCGTTAATGCATGTTGGTGCACATAAAGGGTTTTATGACATTGAGCTGACAACAACAGAAATGGTGAATGGAAAGGCGGTTAAGCGAACCATCAAAGTGCCATTTTCAAATGTTGTTAAAACTGCAGAGTTAGATGTAGGTTCAACACTACGTATTAACGCACATGGCGAGCGTACCGTTGCAATTCCAGTAAATGCACTTGAAGCAGGACGTTACGCTATTACTGCGACATTAGAAGCAACAAATAAAAGCGGTGAATTAGAAAAAATTGAAACCGTTGAGGTCGCGCAATGGCTAAATGGTAAAGCAAGTGTTGAAATACCATTTAACATGAGCAAGCTACAAGGGTTTCGTGCACCGATTCATATCACTCAAGTAAAACTGGTTGATCAAAGCCGCATGATTGTGCTGCAACAGGTAGAGCAACTTGATAAGTGGCAAGCACCTAACATGGGGCATGGTCAATTTAATCAGCTGAAGTAA
- the tyrS gene encoding tyrosine--tRNA ligase, with product MADLEKAFLEIKRGAEEILLEDELKEKLKTGKPLKIKAGFDPTAPDIHIGHTVLINKLRTFQELGHEVIFLIGDFTALIGDPTGKNATRKPLTKEQVLANAETYKEQVFKILDPAKTTVAFNAEWMDKLGAAGMIKLAARQTVARMLERDDFKKRYANGQSIAIHEFLYPLVQGWDSVALEADVELGGTDQRFNLLMGRELQKEEGQRPQTVLMMPLLEGTDGVQKMSKSLNNYIGITDTPNDMFGKIMSISDELMWRYYELLSFRPVEEVETFKQQIADGANPRDTKIALAKEIIARFHTEEDAEAAHQDFIKRFQKNALPDDIPEVTVNAEEGNIGIANLLKEAGLVASTSEAMRMIKQGAVKLNGKDKITDNKLQVASGSVEIYQVGKRKFAKVTVA from the coding sequence ATGGCTGATTTGGAAAAAGCGTTTTTAGAAATAAAACGTGGTGCAGAAGAAATCTTGTTAGAAGATGAATTAAAAGAAAAATTGAAAACGGGCAAGCCGCTTAAAATTAAGGCTGGCTTTGATCCAACAGCACCAGACATCCACATTGGTCATACCGTGTTAATCAATAAACTGCGCACATTCCAAGAATTAGGCCATGAAGTTATTTTCTTGATTGGTGACTTTACCGCATTAATTGGTGATCCCACTGGTAAAAATGCAACCCGTAAGCCGCTAACAAAAGAACAAGTGCTTGCAAATGCTGAAACCTATAAAGAGCAGGTTTTTAAAATACTTGATCCTGCAAAAACTACGGTTGCGTTTAATGCTGAATGGATGGATAAATTAGGCGCTGCGGGCATGATTAAATTAGCTGCACGCCAAACCGTTGCACGTATGCTAGAACGTGACGACTTTAAAAAACGTTATGCTAACGGTCAGTCGATTGCGATTCATGAATTTTTATATCCACTTGTACAAGGTTGGGACTCAGTAGCATTAGAAGCTGATGTTGAGCTTGGTGGTACCGATCAGCGCTTTAATCTATTAATGGGCCGTGAGTTGCAAAAAGAAGAAGGCCAACGTCCGCAAACGGTATTAATGATGCCATTACTTGAAGGGACAGACGGCGTTCAAAAGATGTCTAAGTCGTTAAATAATTACATTGGCATTACAGACACGCCAAACGATATGTTCGGTAAGATCATGTCTATTTCTGACGAATTAATGTGGCGTTACTACGAATTGCTGTCGTTTAGGCCAGTTGAAGAAGTTGAGACGTTTAAGCAACAAATTGCAGATGGCGCAAACCCTCGTGATACCAAAATTGCATTAGCAAAAGAAATCATTGCCCGCTTCCACACAGAAGAAGATGCTGAAGCAGCGCACCAAGACTTTATTAAACGCTTCCAAAAGAATGCATTACCAGACGACATTCCAGAAGTTACAGTCAATGCTGAGGAAGGTAATATTGGTATCGCTAATTTGTTAAAAGAAGCTGGCTTAGTAGCCTCTACTTCTGAAGCAATGCGCATGATTAAACAAGGGGCTGTAAAGTTAAACGGTAAAGACAAAATTACTGACAATAAACTGCAAGTAGCAAGCGGCAGCGTTGAAATTTACCAAGTTGGTAAGCGTAAGTTTGCAAAAGTTACTGTTGCATAA
- a CDS encoding peptidoglycan DD-metalloendopeptidase family protein, with the protein MQQLVQNLPKKHRLIIASLVALITIIALLPSQKATASKVTNTTALEIGKRYELALELEQAQLADQEEQLIETTQKTIKVKRGDNLAKIFKRAGFSSQLLHKVINSNSEAKSLTKIHPGEHIVFISNMQQELVALHYAVNPTKTLIIEKQANDTFSSTYDIKEVETRNEFASAEITSNFWNAGIEAGLSEKQIMQVANIFGWDLDFGLDIRKGDSFSVIYEEKYIDGEHVGEGDIVAAEFVNQGEKFQTILYKDGEYYTPEGRSMKKTFLRAPVNFKYISSSFNPRRKHPVTGRVSAHRGIDYAARTGTPVVSPGAGKVIKAGYNRLNGNYIFIKHGERYVTKYLHLSKKMVRKNDWVKQGQLIGKVGATGRVTGAHLHYEFLLDGVHRNPKTIMNKLPKANPISKKERANFALHAEELLLALNTKKRVLLAMRN; encoded by the coding sequence ATGCAGCAGTTAGTTCAAAACTTACCAAAAAAGCACCGCCTGATTATCGCCTCATTAGTGGCGCTTATTACGATTATTGCTTTATTACCTTCCCAAAAAGCAACAGCATCTAAAGTTACAAATACAACTGCATTAGAGATTGGCAAGCGCTACGAGCTGGCATTAGAGCTTGAACAAGCGCAATTAGCCGATCAAGAAGAACAACTCATCGAAACTACGCAAAAAACAATAAAAGTTAAGCGTGGAGATAATTTAGCAAAAATATTCAAACGTGCAGGCTTTAGCTCTCAACTACTACATAAAGTTATTAATTCAAATTCAGAAGCTAAATCATTAACCAAAATTCATCCGGGTGAGCATATTGTATTCATTAGCAACATGCAGCAAGAGCTGGTCGCACTTCACTATGCAGTAAACCCAACCAAAACCCTCATTATTGAAAAACAAGCCAACGACACATTTTCTTCAACATACGATATTAAAGAAGTTGAAACACGTAACGAGTTTGCGTCAGCTGAAATTACTTCTAATTTCTGGAATGCAGGCATTGAAGCGGGCTTGTCAGAAAAACAAATCATGCAAGTTGCTAACATTTTTGGTTGGGACTTAGACTTTGGATTAGACATTCGTAAAGGCGATAGCTTTTCTGTTATCTATGAAGAAAAATATATAGATGGTGAACATGTTGGCGAAGGCGACATTGTTGCTGCCGAATTTGTAAACCAAGGTGAAAAATTTCAAACCATTCTGTACAAAGACGGTGAATATTACACACCTGAAGGTCGTAGTATGAAAAAGACCTTTTTGCGTGCTCCCGTTAACTTTAAATATATTAGCTCTAGCTTTAACCCTCGCCGTAAGCACCCTGTAACCGGTCGCGTTAGCGCGCACCGCGGCATTGACTACGCGGCAAGAACAGGCACACCTGTTGTTTCACCCGGTGCAGGAAAAGTAATAAAAGCAGGCTATAACCGATTAAATGGTAACTATATTTTTATTAAACATGGTGAGCGTTATGTAACCAAGTATCTTCACCTTTCTAAAAAGATGGTAAGAAAGAATGACTGGGTTAAACAAGGCCAATTAATTGGTAAAGTAGGTGCTACAGGTCGTGTAACAGGCGCGCATTTACATTATGAATTTTTACTAGACGGTGTACACCGCAACCCAAAAACCATTATGAATAAGTTGCCTAAAGCGAACCCTATTTCTAAAAAAGAACGTGCTAATTTTGCACTTCACGCAGAAGAACTTCTGCTAGCATTAAACACTAAAAAGCGTGTATTACTTGCTATGAGAAATTAA
- a CDS encoding type 2 periplasmic-binding domain-containing protein, translating into MNQIKLLFITILLICTSKICHANDPLVIIVNIDNKHDTLTKKQLIDLYLGRYVAFPDGTTAVPLDREKSASIRKDFFEALTEKPMSQINAYWSRIKFTGRVSPPQVVSDDQAVIDAVSKQVDAIGYIPLSKINNKVKVVYKIAK; encoded by the coding sequence ATGAACCAAATTAAGCTCTTATTCATCACAATATTACTTATTTGCACTTCGAAGATATGTCACGCCAATGATCCATTAGTGATCATTGTTAATATTGATAACAAACACGATACCCTTACTAAAAAGCAATTAATTGATTTATATTTAGGTCGGTATGTTGCCTTTCCAGATGGCACCACTGCCGTCCCACTAGATCGTGAAAAATCAGCATCAATCAGAAAAGACTTTTTTGAAGCATTAACCGAAAAGCCCATGTCACAAATTAACGCCTACTGGTCTAGAATTAAATTCACAGGCAGGGTATCACCACCACAAGTTGTTAGCGACGATCAAGCCGTTATTGATGCTGTATCAAAGCAAGTTGATGCAATCGGGTACATTCCTCTATCTAAGATTAATAATAAGGTTAAGGTGGTTTATAAAATTGCTAAATAG
- a CDS encoding mechanosensitive ion channel family protein, whose product MEQLTELYYKMLDVLPLVLLGILILVVFIYVSGPITQWLMRPLSMLSKSQLIQVVMRRALRLLIILIGLYVFLYLAGLTQFAVAIISGTGVMGLILGFAFRDIAENFISSVLLSVQRPFKIGDVIEVQGQTGVIKQVTARATTLVDFDGNHIQIPNATIYKNIIKNFTANPKMRGHFILGIGYDASIKQAQQLAMNILKNHHAVLDEPEPQVLVDNLGSATVNLKIYFWINSESNSILKVGSLLMRLVVREFDKHDISMPDDARERVFPEGVPLITAEQADTNSTSGEKGSNEKNSNEKTNASPKSAATKGDVSDETIKHDQTEQPETDDVSSDTDEIRQQAEQARDPEQGNNIL is encoded by the coding sequence ATGGAGCAATTGACCGAGCTTTATTACAAAATGCTAGATGTTTTACCTTTAGTGCTGTTAGGCATACTCATTTTGGTGGTGTTTATTTACGTTTCTGGGCCTATCACTCAATGGTTAATGCGACCACTCAGTATGCTAAGTAAAAGTCAGTTGATACAAGTTGTCATGCGAAGAGCACTCAGGTTGCTAATTATCCTTATCGGCTTATATGTCTTTTTATATTTAGCCGGGCTCACTCAATTCGCAGTAGCGATAATAAGCGGTACAGGCGTAATGGGGTTAATTCTCGGTTTTGCTTTTAGAGACATCGCCGAAAACTTTATCTCAAGCGTATTACTAAGCGTGCAACGACCATTCAAAATTGGCGATGTCATTGAAGTGCAAGGGCAAACGGGTGTGATTAAACAGGTAACTGCACGTGCGACCACCTTGGTTGATTTTGACGGCAACCATATTCAAATTCCTAATGCAACCATCTATAAAAATATCATTAAAAACTTTACTGCTAATCCTAAAATGCGAGGTCACTTTATTCTAGGCATTGGCTACGATGCCAGTATTAAACAAGCTCAGCAACTCGCGATGAATATTTTAAAGAATCATCACGCAGTATTAGACGAACCAGAACCTCAGGTGCTAGTAGACAACTTAGGCTCAGCAACCGTTAATCTTAAAATCTACTTTTGGATAAACAGCGAAAGTAATAGCATTCTTAAAGTTGGCTCCTTACTTATGCGACTTGTAGTCAGAGAGTTTGATAAGCATGACATCAGTATGCCTGACGACGCCCGTGAACGCGTTTTCCCAGAAGGGGTGCCGCTCATTACCGCCGAACAAGCAGATACCAACTCAACCAGTGGCGAAAAGGGAAGTAACGAAAAAAACAGTAACGAAAAAACCAATGCGTCACCAAAATCAGCCGCGACTAAAGGTGACGTATCAGATGAAACAATAAAACATGACCAAACTGAGCAACCAGAAACAGATGATGTTTCGAGCGACACTGATGAAATTCGTCAGCAAGCCGAACAAGCAAGAGATCCAGAACAAGGGAATAATATTTTATAA
- a CDS encoding anhydro-N-acetylmuramic acid kinase, producing the protein MYIGIMSGTSIDAIDAVLVSFDDSGTHTQPTLIQQHTHPFSSALQQALNRLCHSGDNEIELMGQASHQLAIEYADAVQALLEHADINADQVTAIGCHGQTIRHRPNQDHPFTLQIGDHFTLAVKTGINVIGDFRSKDMALGGQGAPLVPAFHKAVFQNDKHDVVVVNLGGIANITYLPTNTAKAPPIIGFDTGPANTLLDGWIRHVKHKHYDMSGAWASQGTVNQDLLTALLADPYFAQAYPKSTGREYFNLDWLASLLPNGQQLNDFKPEDIQATLAELTCITVADAIKQISDSAHVYICGGGAYNQKLMYGLSHHLPNYPFAATDMLGIAPNWVEAMAFAWLAYAYEKRISGNIASVTGASKDTVLGVKYSFN; encoded by the coding sequence ATGTACATCGGGATCATGTCTGGAACCAGTATCGACGCCATAGATGCCGTACTGGTTTCATTTGACGATAGCGGCACACACACACAACCTACTTTAATTCAACAACACACTCATCCATTTTCCTCTGCATTACAACAAGCGTTAAATCGGTTATGTCATTCCGGTGATAATGAAATTGAGTTGATGGGGCAAGCAAGCCATCAATTAGCAATAGAATACGCAGACGCGGTTCAAGCATTACTAGAACATGCTGACATCAATGCTGATCAAGTAACCGCGATTGGTTGCCATGGACAAACCATTCGCCACAGGCCTAATCAAGACCACCCGTTTACCCTGCAAATTGGCGATCACTTTACCCTAGCCGTGAAAACAGGAATAAACGTAATAGGCGACTTTCGCAGCAAAGATATGGCGTTAGGCGGGCAAGGTGCTCCCCTCGTTCCTGCATTCCATAAAGCGGTCTTTCAAAACGATAAACACGATGTAGTGGTTGTTAATTTAGGTGGCATTGCAAACATTACTTATCTACCCACGAATACCGCAAAAGCGCCTCCAATCATCGGCTTTGATACAGGCCCAGCTAATACTTTATTAGATGGCTGGATCAGGCACGTTAAACACAAGCATTATGACATGAGCGGTGCTTGGGCGAGTCAGGGGACAGTTAATCAGGACTTACTAACTGCTTTATTAGCAGATCCCTACTTTGCTCAGGCTTATCCAAAAAGTACTGGGCGCGAGTATTTCAACCTTGACTGGTTGGCATCACTATTACCAAACGGTCAACAGTTAAATGACTTTAAGCCAGAAGATATTCAGGCGACTTTGGCAGAATTAACCTGCATTACAGTGGCTGATGCAATTAAGCAAATTTCAGATTCAGCACATGTTTATATTTGTGGGGGCGGGGCTTACAATCAAAAATTAATGTATGGCTTGTCACATCACCTACCAAATTACCCCTTTGCTGCAACAGACATGTTAGGCATAGCACCCAATTGGGTAGAAGCAATGGCATTTGCATGGTTAGCCTATGCCTACGAAAAACGTATTTCAGGAAATATTGCCAGTGTGACTGGTGCTAGCAAAGACACCGTATTAGGGGTTAAGTACAGCTTCAACTAA
- the dbpA gene encoding ATP-dependent RNA helicase DbpA, whose protein sequence is MTQLSFSSLSLKSELVSNLASLNYNEMTPIQAESLPLIIEGHDLIGQAKTGSGKTAAFGLGLLQNLDVTQFCVQSLILCPTRELADQVATEIRKLARGIQNIKVLTLCGGMPVRAQVSSLEHGAHIIVGTPGRVLDHLEKERLDLSQINTLVLDEADKMLEMGFQDAVDAIIEQAPKQRQSLLFSATFPKQIESIASKLLVNPKTVKVASTHSESSISQLFFNVPNDQRLAGLELLLMKYQPASCVVFCNTKIETLEVTDFLASCGFSALALNGDLEQKDRDQAIVRFANKSVSILVATDVASRGLDIDNLDAVINYQLAHDPDTHVHRIGRTGRAGSKGVACSLFSHNDSHKVVNIEDYLDMRIEESALPDDSVLNQAVYTPTMGTIRIGGGKKQKVRAGDILGALTGDTGIDSKHVGKINVFDHCAYVGVDKGVAAAALKKLENGKIKGKKYRAWRIR, encoded by the coding sequence TTGACGCAATTATCTTTTTCTTCACTTTCATTAAAAAGCGAACTGGTTAGTAACCTCGCATCGTTAAACTATAACGAAATGACACCTATTCAAGCGGAGTCACTGCCTTTAATCATTGAAGGACATGACTTGATAGGACAGGCTAAAACAGGCTCAGGTAAAACGGCCGCGTTTGGTTTAGGGTTACTGCAAAACTTGGACGTCACTCAGTTTTGCGTCCAGTCGTTAATTTTATGCCCAACCAGAGAACTTGCCGACCAAGTTGCAACTGAAATTAGAAAGTTAGCACGCGGCATTCAAAATATAAAAGTCTTAACCTTGTGTGGTGGTATGCCTGTGCGCGCTCAAGTTAGTTCGTTAGAGCATGGTGCGCACATCATTGTTGGTACCCCGGGTAGAGTGTTAGATCATTTAGAAAAAGAGCGCTTAGATTTGTCGCAAATTAACACATTAGTGTTAGATGAAGCAGATAAAATGCTCGAAATGGGGTTTCAGGATGCAGTAGATGCAATCATTGAACAAGCTCCAAAGCAACGTCAGTCATTATTATTTAGCGCCACTTTTCCTAAGCAAATCGAGTCAATCGCCAGTAAGTTACTCGTTAACCCAAAAACCGTGAAAGTGGCATCGACACATAGTGAGTCGAGCATTTCGCAGTTATTTTTTAATGTGCCTAATGATCAGCGCCTTGCCGGATTAGAGCTGTTACTGATGAAGTATCAACCTGCGTCATGCGTGGTTTTTTGTAATACCAAAATTGAAACATTAGAGGTAACCGACTTTCTGGCTAGTTGTGGATTTAGCGCACTGGCATTAAATGGTGATTTAGAGCAAAAAGATCGCGATCAAGCAATAGTGCGCTTTGCGAATAAAAGCGTCTCTATTTTAGTGGCGACTGATGTGGCTTCACGTGGTTTAGATATCGATAATTTAGACGCAGTAATTAATTATCAGCTTGCACATGATCCTGATACGCACGTACACCGTATTGGCAGAACGGGGCGCGCAGGCAGTAAAGGAGTTGCATGCAGTCTATTCAGTCATAATGATTCGCATAAAGTGGTGAATATTGAAGATTACTTAGACATGCGTATAGAAGAGTCAGCATTACCTGATGACAGTGTACTTAATCAAGCGGTATACACACCTACGATGGGCACTATTCGCATTGGCGGCGGTAAAAAACAAAAAGTACGGGCAGGAGATATTTTAGGCGCATTAACTGGCGACACTGGCATTGACAGCAAACACGTTGGTAAAATTAATGTTTTTGACCATTGCGCTTATGTTGGTGTAGATAAAGGTGTAGCGGCAGCTGCGCTTAAAAAGCTTGAAAATGGAAAAATTAAAGGTAAAAAATATCGCGCATGGCGCATAAGGTAA
- a CDS encoding sensor domain-containing diguanylate cyclase, giving the protein MLNRQSLITRLTLAIFIVSLIVGITAAIMYYSYAYKHEVEHASTSIDQIVKTISRTASIALYVEDKDLATEVINGLALNDTITAAAIADKSEYLAQGENFNITNAQTYPLTNPFFTDEVLGYVHIVPNTQIIINQANQIAVGNAKALALHTLVVVIIFIFVAYYLITNPLGKLSQMMQHIIPGHDNRVAPPKGHKHSEIGSVSDSINAFLDKTQSLFEQERKLRTELEVLGKRLRLLFENAGTASLLARLDGEIILYNSAVTKLLNKLGFEMEDNFTRFIKDVFQDPATLLALSQTAIKENEVVQGEFQLNNHCSDDEIWIQILIMTTVNDEGETFLQVFANDISSRKAELKCLKQKANFDKLTGLFNRQGAIPAIEEQVKHNKTVAVLLLDLDGFKPINDIHGHDAGDKMLQHISEKISSSIRKDDIAARWGGDEFVVTIHDIDKHAARVIAEKLIGNISTPLYLTAQQCNVTVGASIGVAFYPEDGDSVEKLIEHADEAMYEVKRAGKNDVSFYRKSVTHH; this is encoded by the coding sequence TTGCTAAATAGACAAAGCCTAATAACTCGGTTAACACTTGCCATCTTTATCGTTTCTCTTATTGTAGGTATAACCGCTGCAATAATGTATTACAGTTATGCTTACAAACATGAAGTTGAGCACGCGTCCACCAGCATCGACCAAATTGTCAAAACCATCTCCAGAACAGCTTCAATAGCGCTTTATGTTGAAGATAAAGACTTAGCGACAGAAGTTATTAACGGTCTAGCATTAAATGACACCATTACAGCCGCTGCAATTGCAGACAAATCAGAATACCTCGCTCAGGGTGAAAACTTTAACATTACTAATGCCCAAACTTACCCTTTAACGAACCCCTTCTTTACAGATGAAGTGTTAGGTTATGTACACATAGTTCCTAATACACAAATTATCATTAATCAGGCAAATCAAATTGCTGTTGGTAATGCCAAAGCGTTGGCCTTACATACCCTTGTGGTTGTGATTATATTTATTTTTGTCGCTTACTACTTAATCACTAACCCCTTGGGTAAATTAAGCCAAATGATGCAGCATATTATTCCTGGGCACGATAATCGAGTAGCACCACCTAAAGGCCATAAGCACAGTGAAATAGGCAGTGTTAGTGATAGCATTAATGCATTTTTGGATAAAACCCAATCTCTATTTGAACAGGAGCGCAAGCTAAGAACAGAGCTAGAAGTGCTCGGAAAACGCTTGCGGCTATTATTCGAAAATGCAGGCACTGCATCCTTATTAGCTCGGCTTGACGGTGAAATTATTCTTTATAATTCAGCAGTCACCAAGCTTCTTAATAAGCTTGGTTTTGAAATGGAAGACAACTTTACACGATTTATTAAAGACGTGTTTCAAGACCCTGCTACTCTTTTAGCATTGTCTCAAACCGCGATTAAGGAAAATGAAGTGGTACAAGGTGAGTTTCAATTAAATAATCATTGCTCAGATGATGAAATTTGGATCCAAATTTTAATAATGACCACGGTCAATGATGAGGGTGAAACGTTCTTACAAGTGTTTGCTAACGATATTAGTAGCCGTAAAGCTGAGCTTAAATGCCTAAAGCAAAAAGCCAATTTCGACAAGCTTACAGGATTATTTAACCGCCAAGGCGCCATTCCAGCTATTGAAGAACAAGTAAAACATAACAAAACCGTTGCCGTATTACTGTTAGATCTTGACGGCTTTAAACCTATTAACGACATTCATGGTCACGATGCAGGCGACAAAATGCTGCAACATATTAGCGAAAAAATTTCTTCTTCAATACGTAAAGATGATATTGCTGCCCGTTGGGGCGGAGATGAATTTGTTGTCACCATTCATGACATAGACAAGCATGCAGCGCGAGTTATTGCCGAAAAACTCATTGGTAATATTTCCACCCCACTCTATTTAACGGCACAACAATGTAACGTCACCGTTGGCGCAAGCATCGGCGTTGCCTTTTATCCAGAAGACGGCGATAGCGTTGAAAAGTTGATTGAACACGCTGATGAAGCGATGTATGAAGTAAAACGCGCAGGCAAGAATGATGTGAGTTTTTATCGTAAAAGTGTGACCCATCACTAA
- a CDS encoding sodium ion-translocating decarboxylase subunit beta codes for MKGLETLWLSTGLANFQLGQLIMMAVGALLLYLAIRKKFEPLLLLPIGFGAILTNIPTAGFSEAGGILYYIYEVGISTGVFPLLIFMGVGALTDFSALIANPKMLFLGAAAQFGIFATLFGAILLNLIPGFDFTLKDASAIAIIGGADGPTAIFLASKLAPDLLGAIAVAAYSYMALVPIIQPPIMKLLTTEQERSIVMEQLRPVSTFEKVLFPLAVLLMTILFLPAATPLVGMFCLGNLMKESGVVERLSKTAQNELINIVTIFLGLAVGSKLSADKFLTFETLGILSLGAVAFAIGTASGVLMAKLMSRLSGGKINPLVGAAGVSAVPMAARVVNKVGLEANPHNFLLMHAMGPNVAGVLGSAVAAGILLALVG; via the coding sequence GTGAAAGGACTAGAAACATTATGGCTATCAACGGGGCTTGCAAACTTTCAGTTAGGCCAGTTAATAATGATGGCTGTGGGCGCGTTGTTACTTTACTTGGCAATTAGAAAAAAGTTTGAACCACTACTGTTATTACCAATAGGCTTTGGTGCGATTTTAACGAATATCCCAACTGCAGGTTTTAGCGAGGCAGGGGGGATACTGTATTATATTTACGAAGTAGGGATCAGTACGGGCGTTTTTCCACTGCTTATATTTATGGGCGTTGGTGCGCTGACAGATTTTAGTGCACTTATTGCCAATCCTAAAATGTTATTTTTAGGTGCTGCTGCGCAATTTGGTATTTTTGCCACACTATTTGGTGCGATTTTACTCAATTTAATTCCAGGATTTGATTTCACGTTGAAAGATGCATCGGCCATTGCGATTATTGGTGGCGCCGATGGACCAACTGCAATCTTTTTGGCATCAAAGCTAGCGCCAGACTTGCTAGGCGCGATTGCCGTAGCCGCATATTCATACATGGCCTTAGTGCCCATTATTCAGCCTCCAATTATGAAGTTACTAACAACAGAGCAAGAGCGCAGTATTGTAATGGAGCAATTACGCCCTGTTTCTACGTTTGAAAAAGTGCTATTTCCTTTAGCTGTGTTATTGATGACTATTTTGTTCTTACCCGCTGCGACGCCGCTAGTAGGTATGTTTTGTTTAGGCAACTTAATGAAAGAGTCGGGTGTGGTTGAGCGACTGAGCAAAACTGCACAAAATGAACTCATTAATATAGTGACGATCTTTTTAGGATTAGCAGTTGGTTCAAAGCTAAGTGCAGATAAGTTTTTAACGTTTGAAACCCTAGGCATTTTATCATTAGGTGCTGTGGCATTTGCTATAGGCACTGCATCAGGGGTGTTAATGGCAAAGTTAATGAGCCGCTTATCAGGTGGTAAAATTAATCCGCTGGTTGGTGCCGCAGGTGTTTCTGCAGTACCAATGGCTGCTAGGGTGGTTAATAAAGTGGGGTTGGAAGCGAATCCGCATAATTTTTTATTAATGCACGCGATGGGCCCTAATGTGGCAGGTGTATTGGGCTCAGCGGTTGCCGCAGGTATTTTGCTAGCATTAGTAGGCTAG